In one Parabacteroides sp. FAFU027 genomic region, the following are encoded:
- a CDS encoding DUF6298 domain-containing protein: MRHLQIVLLSACILASGSVMLAQKLKKEPPKPPVYSGTDNKLVYVSDAQGNRIPDFSYCGYMASEQTIPTVPVKVVVPVKSGDATLRIQSALDYVAGLKPDKSGFRGAVLLEKGTYEVSGKLLIKASGVVLRGSGMSEGGTTILGTGPERDALIRILGKNDIKKSASMAITDKYVPVNATELHLKAPTALKAGDKIFINRPFTDEWIKTLGTEHFGGGITALGWKPGDRDIQWDRTIVAVNGDKIILDAPLTTALDAQYGGATVTPYQWNGRISHVGVENLKLESTFNIENLKDEDHRWQAITMDNVQDSWVRRVIFKHFAGSAVAVWETAKRVTIEDCKSLQPISEIGGQRRYTFRVTGEQTLVQRCYAEQGYHDFSVGYTAPGPNAFVQCYSSLPYSFSGAIDSWASGVLFDIVDVDGNALRFANRGQDGNGAGWSAANSMFWQCWAARIDCYRPPTANNWAFGSWAQFAGDGTWFDSNNHINPVSLYYAQLKDRLGKDVSAQAQILPLNREATSSPTVSQAQECVANSNQPPLQLIDWIDKVVATNPISLDTKGAKTIDQIGVKQPASLPLSPALQIVNGWLMRGDKPVIGGRTESPWWNGGLQAADIAKAKPSINRFVPGRVGKGLTEDLDEMTDSLVASRTNIFEHNYPLWYDRRRDDHERIRRMDGEVWPPFYELPFARTGKDLAWDGMSKYDLTKYDQWYWLRMKRFADLADRKGLVLVNQHYFQHNIIEAGAHWVDSPWRTANNVNQTGFPEPPPFAGDKRIFQAHLFYDVNHPVRRELHRAYIRQCLNNYKDNNGVVHMVSAEYTGPAHFVKFWLEVINEWEKETGKKMIVALSTTKDVQDSILADPKCAAVVDLIDIRYWWYKDKGGVYEPKGGQNLAPRQHMRLEKYGNSTFPEVYRAVKEYRAKFPGKAVSYSAISYPQAAWGAFMAGGSMAALPEVPAQFLADAGKMNIVSLPGNPEKQYALGEAATGYIVYAAAGKTISIDLSASKGKFIVRWINPNDGKVAKATQTVVGGSVVNLTVPNEGDVVAWISRK, translated from the coding sequence ATGAGACACTTACAAATCGTCCTTCTTTCAGCGTGTATTTTGGCATCCGGCTCTGTGATGCTGGCACAGAAATTGAAAAAAGAACCTCCCAAACCACCGGTGTATTCCGGTACCGACAATAAACTCGTCTATGTGTCAGATGCTCAGGGAAACCGTATTCCGGACTTTTCCTATTGCGGATACATGGCATCTGAGCAAACCATCCCAACTGTTCCAGTAAAAGTCGTTGTACCCGTTAAAAGCGGAGATGCAACTCTTCGCATCCAATCTGCACTAGACTATGTTGCAGGATTGAAACCTGATAAATCAGGATTCCGCGGAGCTGTATTATTGGAAAAAGGAACATATGAAGTTTCCGGCAAACTACTCATCAAAGCTTCCGGCGTGGTATTGCGCGGTAGCGGCATGAGCGAAGGCGGAACTACCATTCTGGGTACCGGTCCCGAGCGCGACGCTTTGATCCGTATTTTAGGAAAAAACGATATTAAGAAATCAGCGTCAATGGCAATTACCGATAAATATGTTCCGGTAAATGCCACTGAACTGCATCTCAAAGCACCGACGGCATTAAAAGCGGGTGATAAAATATTCATTAACCGACCATTCACTGACGAATGGATTAAAACCCTGGGAACCGAACACTTCGGCGGTGGAATTACTGCGTTGGGGTGGAAACCGGGAGACCGCGATATTCAGTGGGATAGAACGATTGTTGCTGTAAATGGCGATAAAATCATCCTTGACGCTCCGTTGACAACTGCACTCGATGCACAATATGGCGGCGCAACCGTTACTCCTTACCAATGGAACGGCCGCATTAGTCATGTAGGTGTTGAAAATCTGAAACTGGAATCGACCTTTAATATTGAGAATCTCAAAGACGAAGACCACCGCTGGCAGGCCATTACGATGGATAATGTGCAGGACAGTTGGGTACGTCGTGTAATTTTCAAACACTTTGCCGGTTCAGCCGTTGCCGTTTGGGAAACTGCGAAACGCGTCACCATCGAAGACTGTAAATCTCTCCAGCCCATCTCCGAAATCGGAGGTCAGCGTCGCTATACTTTCCGCGTAACCGGTGAGCAGACACTCGTTCAGCGTTGCTATGCCGAGCAGGGTTATCACGATTTTTCGGTAGGATATACCGCTCCGGGCCCGAATGCCTTTGTACAATGTTATTCATCATTACCTTATAGTTTTAGTGGCGCTATTGACAGTTGGGCTTCCGGTGTCTTATTTGATATTGTGGATGTTGATGGTAATGCGTTACGCTTTGCCAACCGTGGACAAGATGGCAACGGAGCCGGCTGGAGCGCTGCTAATTCTATGTTTTGGCAATGCTGGGCGGCCCGTATCGACTGCTATCGTCCGCCAACAGCCAACAACTGGGCATTTGGTAGCTGGGCGCAGTTTGCTGGTGACGGCACCTGGTTTGACTCCAATAACCATATTAACCCGGTCAGTCTTTATTATGCACAGTTGAAAGACCGTCTGGGTAAAGATGTTTCAGCCCAGGCGCAGATTTTACCGCTGAACCGTGAAGCTACCAGCAGTCCGACTGTTTCTCAGGCTCAGGAGTGTGTGGCCAATTCGAATCAACCACCGTTGCAACTCATCGACTGGATTGATAAGGTCGTAGCAACCAACCCCATTTCGTTGGATACTAAAGGAGCTAAAACCATCGACCAGATTGGCGTGAAGCAACCCGCATCACTTCCGCTCTCACCTGCATTACAAATAGTAAATGGTTGGCTGATGCGCGGCGACAAGCCCGTTATCGGTGGCCGCACCGAATCACCCTGGTGGAATGGGGGATTGCAGGCGGCAGATATTGCCAAAGCAAAACCGAGCATCAACCGCTTTGTCCCCGGTCGCGTGGGCAAAGGCCTGACCGAAGACCTCGACGAAATGACCGATTCATTGGTGGCTTCTCGTACTAATATATTTGAACACAATTATCCATTGTGGTACGACCGTCGCCGTGACGACCACGAGCGCATCCGCCGCATGGATGGCGAAGTGTGGCCTCCGTTCTACGAACTGCCATTTGCCCGTACCGGAAAGGATTTGGCATGGGACGGTATGAGTAAATATGATTTGACCAAATACGATCAGTGGTACTGGTTGCGCATGAAACGTTTTGCCGATTTGGCTGACCGAAAGGGTCTGGTTTTGGTGAACCAACACTATTTCCAGCACAATATCATCGAGGCCGGAGCGCACTGGGTAGATTCTCCCTGGCGTACAGCAAACAACGTCAACCAGACCGGATTTCCCGAACCGCCACCATTTGCCGGCGATAAACGGATCTTCCAGGCGCACCTGTTTTACGATGTAAATCATCCGGTTCGCCGTGAATTGCATCGGGCTTACATTCGTCAATGTCTGAATAATTACAAAGACAATAACGGGGTGGTTCATATGGTGAGTGCCGAATACACCGGCCCGGCTCATTTTGTGAAATTCTGGCTGGAAGTCATTAACGAATGGGAGAAAGAGACCGGCAAGAAGATGATTGTGGCTCTGAGTACCACAAAAGATGTGCAGGATTCCATTCTTGCTGATCCCAAGTGTGCGGCAGTTGTTGATCTGATCGACATTCGCTATTGGTGGTACAAGGATAAAGGCGGTGTTTACGAGCCCAAAGGTGGTCAGAATCTGGCGCCACGCCAGCACATGCGTCTGGAAAAATATGGTAACAGTACCTTCCCTGAAGTATATCGTGCGGTGAAAGAGTATCGTGCTAAATTCCCCGGAAAAGCAGTTTCATATTCTGCAATCAGCTATCCGCAGGCAGCCTGGGGAGCCTTTATGGCTGGAGGATCAATGGCTGCATTGCCTGAAGTTCCAGCGCAGTTTCTGGCTGATGCTGGTAAAATGAATATCGTATCATTACCCGGAAATCCGGAAAAGCAATATGCATTAGGTGAAGCCGCTACCGGATACATTGTGTATGCGGCTGCCGGAAAAACCATTTCGATAGACTTATCAGCAAGCAAAGGGAAATTTATTGTTCGCTGGATAAATCCGAATGATGGAAAGGTTGCTAAAGCGACTCAAACCGTTGTTGGCGGTTCAGTCGTAAATCTGACCGTACCAAATGAAGGTGATGTCGTGGCATGGATTTCGAGAAAGTAA
- a CDS encoding DUF3826 domain-containing protein — translation MKRISILMIAVLMSVAMFAQQAQPVQQTPAEKEAAYTKTLTDRAQKIADKLGLKDGAQGVRVRDILVEQYRNLSKIHDGRDAQVKALKADKSLAKEVVDAKVNFLVADADAQLYTLHGEFLGKLYSELTPDQIVMVKDAMTYNKVNVTMTAYKEMMLKLTDEQKRYLMACLCAARERAMDAESAAKKDYWFGKYKGRINNYLAKQGYDMKTEEAGWMKRIEEAKKQKAATEKK, via the coding sequence ATGAAAAGAATTTCAATTTTGATGATAGCAGTGTTGATGTCTGTCGCAATGTTTGCACAGCAGGCACAACCGGTTCAACAAACCCCGGCTGAAAAAGAGGCTGCATATACCAAGACTCTCACTGACCGCGCTCAGAAGATTGCGGATAAATTAGGTTTGAAAGATGGCGCACAGGGCGTTCGTGTACGTGACATTCTGGTGGAGCAATACCGTAATCTGAGCAAAATACACGATGGTCGTGATGCGCAGGTGAAAGCGCTGAAAGCGGACAAATCATTGGCTAAAGAGGTTGTTGATGCTAAAGTAAATTTCCTGGTGGCTGATGCCGATGCTCAGTTGTACACCTTGCACGGTGAGTTTCTGGGTAAATTGTACAGCGAGTTGACTCCCGACCAAATCGTAATGGTGAAGGATGCGATGACTTACAATAAAGTGAATGTGACCATGACTGCCTACAAGGAGATGATGCTCAAACTAACTGATGAGCAAAAGCGTTATCTGATGGCTTGTCTTTGTGCAGCCCGCGAACGCGCGATGGATGCCGAATCGGCAGCTAAGAAAGATTATTGGTTTGGTAAATACAAAGGCCGCATCAATAACTATCTGGCTAAACAGGGTTACGACATGAAAACCGAAGAAGCCGGTTGGATGAAACGTATTGAAGAGGCTAAGAAACAAAAAGCCGCTACAGAAAAGAAATAG
- a CDS encoding thrombospondin type 3 repeat-containing protein has translation MKNTILLILLVVLPMSLLAQYPIIPDNEKAEAQAYLDAFQRRSDSAFAKAYPVIMEQAKHGRPYVPGASQPSDLVKSAIPAFPGAEGGGAFTPGGRGGKVIVVNTLADSGPGSLREAVETGGARVIVFNVSGIIWLKTPVSVRAPYITIAGQTAPGDGICVAGESFNIDTHDVVIRHMRFRRGATYVGNRDDALSGDVIGNTIYDHCSVSWGLDENLSAYRHLFLPEGATKKLKLPTVNITIQNCISSEGLDTYNHAFGSTIGGHNSMFARNLWACNISRNASVGMDGDFNFVNNVIFNWWNRSVDGGDNKSLYNIINNYYKPGPITMKEAPGWRILKPESGRSKENKDLYGKAYVNGNIMEGYPQITKDNWNGGVQIESLPNAGEFKDQIKVDKPFPFGPIAKIMSAKEAFEFVMNNVGATFPKRDKVDERIVRQVRTGKIEYVEGDYPDVAKKYVKRRLPADSYKKGIITTPNQVGGYPEYKGTPIVDTDNDGMPDAWEIKYGLNPKDPSDAIKDCNGDGYTNIEKYINGIDPKKKVNWKELKNNHDTLAGRKSLL, from the coding sequence ATGAAGAACACAATTCTACTTATTTTGCTGGTCGTACTTCCCATGTCGTTGTTGGCCCAGTATCCGATCATTCCCGATAATGAAAAAGCAGAAGCTCAGGCGTACCTCGATGCATTTCAGCGTCGTTCTGATTCTGCATTTGCAAAAGCCTATCCTGTAATCATGGAGCAAGCCAAACACGGACGTCCTTACGTGCCCGGCGCATCCCAACCATCCGATTTAGTTAAATCAGCAATTCCTGCATTCCCCGGAGCCGAAGGGGGCGGAGCATTTACTCCCGGCGGCCGCGGTGGAAAGGTGATCGTAGTGAATACGCTGGCTGATAGCGGACCCGGTTCGTTGCGCGAAGCCGTTGAAACCGGTGGCGCCCGTGTGATTGTTTTCAATGTTTCGGGGATTATCTGGCTGAAAACTCCGGTTTCGGTACGTGCTCCTTATATCACGATTGCCGGACAGACTGCTCCGGGCGATGGTATTTGTGTGGCGGGTGAATCCTTCAATATCGATACTCACGACGTGGTGATTCGCCACATGCGTTTCCGTCGCGGGGCCACTTACGTGGGCAACCGGGATGACGCTTTGAGTGGTGATGTTATCGGTAACACAATCTATGACCACTGTTCTGTCAGTTGGGGATTGGATGAAAACCTTTCGGCTTACCGTCATCTTTTTTTACCTGAAGGTGCAACGAAGAAACTGAAACTTCCTACTGTAAATATTACCATCCAGAACTGTATTTCCTCTGAAGGACTGGATACCTACAACCATGCATTCGGCAGTACAATTGGTGGTCACAACAGCATGTTTGCCCGCAATCTCTGGGCTTGTAATATTTCTCGTAATGCCTCTGTGGGCATGGACGGTGATTTTAATTTTGTCAATAATGTGATCTTCAACTGGTGGAATCGTTCGGTAGATGGCGGAGATAACAAAAGCCTTTACAACATCATCAACAACTACTACAAACCAGGCCCTATCACGATGAAAGAAGCTCCCGGCTGGAGAATTCTGAAGCCAGAGTCGGGTCGTAGCAAGGAAAATAAAGACCTTTATGGCAAAGCCTATGTAAACGGCAACATCATGGAGGGCTATCCTCAAATTACGAAAGACAACTGGAACGGTGGTGTACAAATCGAAAGTCTGCCGAATGCCGGTGAATTTAAAGACCAGATCAAGGTGGACAAACCTTTTCCATTCGGTCCGATTGCTAAAATCATGTCGGCTAAAGAGGCCTTCGAATTTGTTATGAATAACGTGGGAGCGACTTTCCCTAAACGTGATAAGGTGGATGAACGCATCGTTCGACAGGTACGCACCGGGAAAATCGAATATGTAGAAGGTGATTATCCTGATGTTGCAAAGAAATATGTGAAACGTCGCCTTCCGGCTGATTCTTATAAAAAAGGCATCATCACCACTCCAAATCAGGTAGGTGGGTATCCTGAATACAAAGGAACTCCGATCGTTGACACTGACAATGATGGTATGCCGGATGCCTGGGAAATAAAATACGGATTGAATCCGAAAGACCCATCTGATGCCATCAAGGATTGCAACGGTGATGGTTATACCAATATCGAGAAATACATCAACGGCATTGACCCGAAGAAAAAAGTAAACTGGAAGGAGCTGAAAAACAACCACGATACGTTGGCCGGTCGCAAAAGTTTATTGTAA